The following nucleotide sequence is from Coffea eugenioides isolate CCC68of chromosome 10, Ceug_1.0, whole genome shotgun sequence.
TGAACTCTAACCAAATTGAACTCgattcaaatatcaaatagttTGATTTATCTTTTAACCGTCTTTCGGAGTTGTTATCCAAGTGTTTGAGAATTGTCATCCTCCTGTGGCTCCTGGTCTGCAAGAGAAAATATGAATTGAGGAAACAGAGGATGCTTGTGCATACGTTTTGTTTATTAAGTTGCAATCATAATAAATAAATGCAAAAAAGTTTACCGTAAACTCCTTTGAGTGTTTGTAGTTGTCAAAGCTGTTTGTCAGGCTGCCCCCAGTGGTTCGAAAATGTGCTGAGGACCTGTTTTGAACTAATTTGTTACATAGATGGAAACCATATACAAACCAAAAGATTAGAAATTTTCATGCTATCCCTTGTTtctacatttaaaaaaaaaaaaagtggatgAGGTTGATCTACAAAGTTGAGGTTTTAGAATTTGGAGATCTTGGATTCGATACTTATCAAAGTGTGAGTCTCTCTAAATTTTGTCTTAGTATTTATCCCACCAATTGTAGATTAGTTGTAGTTCGAAATATTTGTAATCTCTTATGTTAGTCCTACAGTTGTGGATTTTACACAATATTATCGaagaaaatatttaaaaaagaaaaaaaaatgcaatcttaGTGCCCGATATGTAAAATTGGTAACCACGAAACAAATCTTGATGAATCCACGAAATTCACCATGATCCCAATATATGGGAAGAACCCACGAAATTTAAGCCTGAAACGTTTGGGGGATTCGTGTTTATGGCATTTGGGTATGGTCAAAGAGCATGTCTTGGTGAAAATTTAGCTAGACAAGTTGTGAGGTTGGCATTGGGCTCACTCATTCAATGCTTTAATCGGGAAAGAATTGGTGGAAATGAGCGAAGGAGCTGGGTTTACTATGCCAAGAGTTCAACCGCTGCTGGCAAAGTACAGGCCGCGCCCAGAAATGGTAAACCTTCTTTCTGAGTTGTGATCCTGGTGTTTTGGGAATGTTCTTTGCCACCTGCACCACTGGGGAATCGAGTGTACGAGGAAAACAGAGGATTTCCCACTGTAGTGCGTGCGTACCACGTTGGCTTACCACtactttttatattttaccttCACTTGGTCCATAATTTTTGCAGCTCAAGGATGTGAAAAAGCCCGTGCCGTCCTGATTCCATTGTAATGTAAGCTGGTCAAAGCTACAAGCCGGTTATATACGACGCTACtccaagaaaggagaaaaatataagcaaaGCAAGGAGGCAGTAAAGGATGGGTATCAGTAGCAGATCATTGACAGATAAGATACTAATATTCAAGAATGAGAGGGCCGTATCCCTTACGTCAAAGGAGTTTTGAATCTTGATTACTGATACATTCTTGAAATAACAATAATGAATTACTAGATAAAATAGGCATACGGCATAAGTATCATTCCAACACTTTGGATTTAACCTCGATCTCTATGGATGCTTCATACTGCTACCTCCTGCTTTTTCCCTTCCTGTATTTACTTACCAATCAAATCATCAGAAAGTTCCAGAATCTCCCACCAAGTCCACCTCTGTCCTTACCCATAATTGGCCATCTTCATCTCATCCAGAAACCACTCCACCGAGGGCTTGCTAAGATCTCCGATAAGTATGGTCCAATACAGTTTCTTCATTTTGGTTCTCGGCCTGTCCTGCTTGTATCTTCACCCTCAGCTGCAGAAGAATGCTTCACCAAGAATGACATAATCTTCGCTAACAGGCCCCGATTTCTCGCCGGAAAACACCTTGGCTACAACTATACAACTCTGGGATGGGTCTCATATGGCCAACACTGGCGCAACTTGAGAAGAATAGCTACTCTGGAGATCTTATCTGCTACCCGAATTCAAGCTTACACGAGCATCCGTGTTAACGAGGTCCATTCATTGATCAAGTACCTTGTAAAGGCCTCTAAAGCTAGTGACTCTAGCACGGTTGAGATGAAATCGGCCTTCTTTGGGCTGACACTTAACATCATGATGAGGATGATTGCAGGAAAGCGATACTACGGCAATGATGCCCAGAACAAGGAGGAAGCCGCAAGGTTCAAAGAGATAGTTAAAGAGACTTTTCAACTCAGTAGGGCGACAAACATAGCAGATTATATTCCATTATTGAAGTTTTTTGGGCAGCAGAAGCTTGAAACCAAGCTGAAGACTTTGCAGGCGAAGAGGGATCAATTCTTGCAAGATTTGATTGAAGAACACAGAAGAACCGTGAGGAGTTCCGACAGTGAGAAGGGCAACAAAACAATGATAGACGTTCTCTTGTCCCTCCAACAGACCGAGTCCGACTACTACATTGATGAGATCGTCAAAGGCATGATTGTGGTAAGTAACTATTTAATCCTCTCGATATCTTAATCCATCCGTCTGTTAAGCATACAGAAATTCTGATCTTTGTCTGGGATCAGTCCCATGAAGGATTGAGTCTGAAAATCTAAGTCAAAGCTAGTTTGATTGCACTAGTACCATCTCCGTGTTGCCTTGCATTTTTTATTGTGCTGTAATGCTATGTTTCCTACACGTAATAATTCTAGGGATAGTTTCAGAAACCTGCCTGAGATTTCTAACAGTTTCACTGCCCTACTCCGAGGTTTCTAAAATATCATAAACCTCCCCTATTAGGTCATTGGGGTCCAATTGTCACATCAATCATGGAGGAATGACTTAATTACCCATACAACTTAAGAGGTATTTCCCAATTATGTTCACATGATTAGTTAAACTGTTATTAACTAGATTTAACAGAAATGATGACAATTtataagtttttttaaaaaatttctaacaTGCCATTACAAAAAGGGGGCCATATATAGGCACCTTTCTATGATTGATAATTGATGTATGCGAGTAGAAGCAATGATTCAAACTTTAGTGTTTTTTGTGGAATAAGAGAAATAGAGCTTCTTTAGGTATATCTAAGGATTTAGGAGATTTGAAAAGGAGATTTGCTcttaaaattttctcaaaattttggtaattgTGAAAATTTCAAGATCAGCCTCTAAGATTTTTCTGCTattaaattttggaaatttttattatttgattgcaGTTGTTAAGGTAATTCTTGATGGTCATGCTTAATAGTGACACTACAAGTGAAAAAGAATAGTTTggatcaaacaaaaaaaaagaaaatatgacGTTATGTAGTTTGTATTATGTTCTATATGATCtgctccatttgatgattggtATTTAATTAtagtgttttttcttttttatcctaattgttacttttattttcatcaaaattaGGTACTGGTGTTGTATGAAATATACATAAAGATTGTTGGTTATACACTACTAAATTGAAAAACCTTTTAattatgataattttttttttcttgtttgtgaTTATTCAACAAatgggtttttttttcaaatcgaAATGTTGGTTGTAGTAGGATTCACATGCTTTGCTTTTCTTGGAGGAGATTATGCAATTGATGTATTATAACAGATGTAATAGTATGATATTACATATGCAATATGTAGATAAGATTTTGAGTTGCTGAACTTGTTGTGGAGTTAGTAAACTGATATTTTGTTTACGCTATATGAATACGGTAACAATTACACCGTTTCACATTTGATAAAgttaaaatagatatatattgTTCGTAGTAAATCAACTATCTAATGCAAAACTTGAGGGTAGCTATGGAATTAAATTGTTTTCTCTCTTCTAATAccaattttatattatttttgtatttgaattggGCTGATTTATTACTAGATAATTAGCTTTAGGGGTGGTTTccgatattttgaaaatttcagtgagattgtcagaaacctcgggggaagtttctaaaattatcccataaTTCTATCTACGTCTAATACTATTTATACTAAGAGGGTTGCTCACGATAAATGTTCTAACATTATCATACCCCTCCTCTTATCCCTTCCTTTGTATTTCTATCTTATTTCCAGAATCAAGATAATAGTATAAAAAATTCAATCCCATTGTAATACTGAATCATGACGTgcaggaaaaaaggaaaatgagtaGCACAATATTTACCTTTAATACTACATGCAGAAAATAATGCAAATTTTGTCAACAGCAAATGTTATCAGCAGGAACCGACACATCATCTGGAACAATGGAATGGGCACTCTCCCTCCTGCTCAACAATCCACAAGTTCTAAAGAAAGCCCAGCAAGAAATTGACGCGTACGCTGGCCAATCAAGGCTTATCAATGACTCGGACTTGGGTCAGCTGCCTTATCTTCATGCAATTATTAATGAAACACTGCGCATTTGCCCGGTGGCCCCTATTCTGGTGCCTCATGTGGCATTATTTGGTCCATGATAATTATTTGGTTCTGCTTTGCTGTCGTGAACTTGTGCATTGATTCTGTGCTTTAATTTCTCGAGATTTGTAGAAATTTGCTAGTTTTCAACTGCAAGATTTTGTTACTCCGGCGATTTTAACTTTTGTGCTGGAAAAAAACACGGACTTCCAAACTCTAggtacaatatttttttttttagtagatGACAGGTAAGCTAACTAGTGGCTTAGTGCCACTATTGAAATGTAAAAACCTCCAACCCTACACTTTTCCGACCCACGCACCgctccccctgccccgaacccAAGAAGATTTGTacaagaaaacagaaaaaagggttaattacatttacctcccctgaggtttgacCAAATAACGAATCGATCCCtgagatttgaccaaataacagATTCCTCCCTCACACTAACTTCTGTCACTTATAAGTAACGGAAATAGCCAAAAGTCTGAATAACCCTTATTAATTTCCATCAAACTTTTAagacataaaaataaaaatatgtacTTACAATTTTACCCTTTAGGCGGGAAACAAGACAGATAGCGACTTTATCACTTCAACCCCTACAATCCCAACATCAGATTATCATACTACACTCTCACTTTTCTTGAACTCTCTTTCCATGAAACCCTATGTTTCTATCGTTGCTTAATCCTTAAATCACTAAGATAAAACTCAAAAACTACAGTGCGTTGTCTACATATCAACATATTGTGGCTGGAGAAATTTTTCACAACAAAGGTTGTAGGTTCGGAAAGCTATTGGAGGCCTAAGCATGGTACTATCTTTAACTGATCATTTCTTGCATGGGTATTATATACTATTTGAACCAAAAAAATGAGTTCTGCATGCACGGATctaatatttatatacattagaTCCTTCTTAGTTTGATTTCTAGGACAGAAATATGCTTCAAATTTAGGGGTTTTTGATTGTGATGCATCAATACAACATTGCCAGCATTTTTGGTTGCTACTGCATGTATAATAGTTATATGGGTGGTGAACGTAGtcataaataacaagaaatccAGATTTAATAATGTAAATCTGgagtttttgtgaaattttttaatatatcaCTTTTTTCTACATTGGCAACATACATATGTAATTTTTAGTTGTTTGAACCACAATAAGGTTGTATTAGTCGTTTATCAAAATAGTTTTACAATTTAGGGTTTAATAGGAAATCTTTATTTATTTCCTGTTATGTCAGATTCCACGTTGATTCATATCTTCAAACTTAGTTGCATGCAAATCAGTTTTTTCTCATCATATTAATGCTATTTGTTAATGAAGCGCATGATAaactttgttgtttttgtgGTTTTAGGCTGGACTTGCAAGTGTCTACGACATTACTCTTCATTGTGAAAGCATGAAGTTTGAACTAAGGAATATTGATCCCGATCGCTATTCTTACATTGACTTGTTATCTGATGTTTGTGAGAATGTTTTGAATCGTATTTCTAGTCGACAAAATATCATGATTGCTTTATGTTGTGATATCCCTGGTACTGTGGAAACAATGAACATTGAAACTGATTCGGATGTGCTGGAAATGTTTGGTTTACATAGGAGGAATGGACGTATCAATGTTTATCTTAGGCAGGTTTGTGATGATGTTCAAGAGAACTTGAATGAAAATGCTGGTAATGGGAACAATATTGATGGAAATGGAAATATTATGGGGCTGAATTTTAATAATATTAGTGCCAATGTTAATAATGATAATGAAAACAACACGGGAATAGATGGTAACACTGTTGATATTGCTATGAACTTTGAAGTGGTGGGTATTAACTTCCATGGGGCAGAGAGTAGCAATACCAAAAGGGCTGGTAAGAAGAATTCAAAAGGTTGGGCAAAAGGAAATGCTAGACAAAATACTATAACTAGCAAAAGGTTGGGTAAAAGAAAGGAATTCGAAAATGTTTTGAATGGTGTTGATGCAGGGATCCAGGATGAAGTGGAAACTGAT
It contains:
- the LOC113750069 gene encoding isoflavone 2'-hydroxylase-like translates to MDASYCYLLLFPFLYLLTNQIIRKFQNLPPSPPLSLPIIGHLHLIQKPLHRGLAKISDKYGPIQFLHFGSRPVLLVSSPSAAEECFTKNDIIFANRPRFLAGKHLGYNYTTLGWVSYGQHWRNLRRIATLEILSATRIQAYTSIRVNEVHSLIKYLVKASKASDSSTVEMKSAFFGLTLNIMMRMIAGKRYYGNDAQNKEEAARFKEIVKETFQLSRATNIADYIPLLKFFGQQKLETKLKTLQAKRDQFLQDLIEEHRRTVRSSDSEKGNKTMIDVLLSLQQTESDYYIDEIVKGMIVQMLSAGTDTSSGTMEWALSLLLNNPQVLKKAQQEIDAYAGQSRLINDSDLGQLPYLHAIINETLRICPVAPILVPHVALFGP